One Ranitomeya imitator isolate aRanImi1 chromosome 1, aRanImi1.pri, whole genome shotgun sequence DNA window includes the following coding sequences:
- the DIRAS2 gene encoding GTP-binding protein Di-Ras2, with translation MPEQSNDYRVVVFGAGGVGKSSLVLRFVKGTFRESYIPTIEDTYRQVISCDKSICTLQITDTTGSHQFPAMQRLSISKGHAFILVYSVTSRQSLEELKPIYEQICQIKGDVESIPIMLVGNKSDESQNRELENSDGEAIAKKWKCAFMETSAKMNHNVKELFQELLNLEKRRTVSLQIDGKKSKQQKRKEKLKGKCVVM, from the coding sequence ATGCCCGAGCAAAGTAATGATTACAGAGTAGTAGTGTTTGGAGCTGGAGGTGTGGGTAAAAGTTCCCTAGTTCTACGTTTTGTAAAGGGTACATTTCGAGAAAGTTATATACCGACTATTGAAGACACATACAGACAAGTGATCAGCTGTGACAAAAGTATATGCACTTTGCAAATTACTGACACCACTGGAAGCCACCAATTTCCAGCTATGCAGCGCCTGTCTATATCAAAGGGACATGCCTTCATTTTGGTTTACTCTGTCACCAGTAGGCAGTCCCTGGAAGAATTGAAGCCAATCTATGAACAGATTTGCCAGATTAAAGGAGATGTAGAGAGCATCCCAATTATGTTGGTTGGAAATAAAAGTGATGAAAGCCAAAACAGAGAACTGGAAAACTCGGATGGAGAAGCAAtagcaaaaaaatggaaatgtgcctTTATGGAGACATCAGCCAAGATGAACCACAATGTCAAGGAGCTGTTCCAAGAGCTTCTAAACCTTGAGAAACGCAGAACTGTGAGCCTTCAGATAGATGGAAAGAAGAGCAAGcagcagaaaagaaaagaaaaactgaaaggcAAATGTGTTGTCATGTAA